A DNA window from Drosophila biarmipes strain raj3 chromosome 2R, RU_DBia_V1.1, whole genome shotgun sequence contains the following coding sequences:
- the LOC108022959 gene encoding uncharacterized protein LOC108022959 isoform X2, with the protein MLERSVVYNGYVRPICIYLDRSVGRQIRKYDAYGWGRTSNAPGSDVLKTVALDRRDPRVCTEKLGLTPRETQICAEGTTGDTCGGDSGGPLIGSLDVGGHTYEAQFGIISMGTSGCWGVGVYTDVAGYVDWIAKTITNYLGMWLYKDCAGYSLESILGATIYGANRTSGGVLITDRYVLTSAENLPNIPDFLSVVVMHLEFKVQGLWKSQNGIALLQLNHQVTIDGMKPICMFGTNYLRQPYQLGRFQILGSTDRGYKYYCEVDIVDNQMCANHVQRAIEPTQFCVADILRQNCSQTIVKPGDILSEKQIYFVLLGIVTYSYNGLHVIENARAYTELIEQTVYSNSHSKK; encoded by the exons ATGCTGGAACGCAGTGTTGTGTACAACG GATACGTAAGACCAATATGCATTTACTTGGACCGGAGTGTGGGAAGGCAAATACGGAAGTACGACGCCTACGGCTGGGGCCGAACATCCAATGCCCCGGGGAGCGATGTCCTTAAAACCGTCGCTCTTGATCGAAGAGATCCCAGAGTGTGCACAGAGAAGTTGGGACTGACTCCCAGGGAAACACAGATATGTGCAGAAGGCACAACCGGAGACACCTGTGGCGGCGATTCGGGAGGTCCGTTGATCGGATCACTGGATGTTGGAGGGCACACCTACGAGGCGCAGTTCGGAATCATCAGTATGGGTACCTCCGGTTGCTGGGGAGTGGGAGTATATACCGATGTAGCGGGCTATGTTGATTGGATTGCCAAAACCATAACTAACTATCTAGGCATGTGGTTGTACAAGGACTGCGCCGGCTATTCCCTAGAATCCATCCTAGGAGCAACTATTTACGGAGCTAATCGCACCTCAGGGGGCGTGTTGATCACAGACC GATATGTCCTAACAAGTGCCGAGAACCTACCAAATATTCCCGATTTTTT ATCTGTCGTCGTAATGCATTTGGAATTCAAAGTTCAAGGGCTTTGGAAGTCGCAAAATGGCATAGCATTGCTACAACTGAATCACCAGGTGACCATAG ATGGAATGAAACCGATCTGTATGTTCGGGACCAACTACCTGCGGCAGCCCTACCAGCTCGGGAGGTTTCAAATACTTGGCAGTACCGATCGTGGTTACAAGTATTACTGTGAGGTTGATATTGTGGACAACCAAATGTGTGCCAACCATGTGCAAAGAGCAATAGAGCCGACTCAGTTTTGCGTGGCTGATATACTAAGACAAAATTGCAGCCAAACCATTGTGAAGCCTGGAGATATATTGTCAGAAAAGCAGATATACTTTGTTCTGTTAGGTATTGTCACGTACTCATATAATGGCCTGCACGTTATAGAGAATGCTAGAGCGTATACGGAGTTGATTGAGCAAACAGTTTACTCTAATAGTCACTCCAAgaagtaa
- the LOC108022348 gene encoding mediator of RNA polymerase II transcription subunit 15, which translates to MSGKLIMKRKRASQEEQQQAPEQRVQAQEQHQQQDVAAPEKRHRPLTPPAEEPGQDYPAEPDAPNRILLEALQKIMELQAELDAFEQDLDERDGYAAAGAEQEEEAEESAEDAEVAAQFAPPTPAQRSQAEAMGFAMCARETLLFLQSEGVPTESPLYQTLLGKLVGQSDGLLHA; encoded by the coding sequence ATGTCGGGCAAGCTGATCATGAAGCGCAAGCGAGCCagccaggaggagcagcagcaggcgccgGAGCAACGAGTCCAGGCGCaggagcagcaccagcagcaggatGTGGCAGCTCCGGAGAAACGTCATCGTCCGCTCACGCCACCCGCTGAGGAACCAGGACAGGATTACCCAGCAGAGCCTGATGCCCCCAACAGAATCTTGCTAGAAGCCCTGCAAAAGATCATGGAGCTGCAAGCCGAGCTGGATGCCTTCGAGCAGGATCTGGACGAGCGGGATGGCTATGCGGCCGCAGGAGCTGaacaggaggaggaggccgagGAGAGCGCCGAGGACGCCGAAGTGGCAGCCCAGTTTGCACCACCCACCCCAGCCCAAAGGAGTCAGGCGGAGGCCATGGGCTTTGCCATGTGCGCCAGGGAAACGCTGCTCTTCCTGCAGAGCGAGGGAGTGCCCACGGAGTCGCCGCTCTACCAGACGCTCCTCGGAAAGCTGGTGGGCCAGAGCGATGGCCTGCTGCACGCCTGA
- the LOC108023027 gene encoding LOW QUALITY PROTEIN: probable serine/threonine-protein kinase clkA (The sequence of the model RefSeq protein was modified relative to this genomic sequence to represent the inferred CDS: substituted 1 base at 1 genomic stop codon), with translation MTEKYDGNGDFSAFNDDDNDFGGKPRKSGGSVGAPGGAHNGDSSAHDHGHHGGDPGGSVQINEKANEYIRDCMAERNRMDRKFPIAEKLLEGEIEKVQTTGRIPSREQKYADIYREKPLRISQRVLVPIREHPKFNFVGKLLGPKGNSLRRLQEETLCKMTVLGRNSMRDRVKEEELRSSKDPKYAHLNSDLHVEISTIAPPAEAYARIAYAMAELRKYLIPDSNDIIRQEQLRELMDSTSLNDNDNAKSGYKKTPHMQGSNNAMGGGSINAIGGAKNPPHHSYRSSQQTSFSKNVLAPKQKVMSILEKARTAMDETYGRGYDDGIGYDPHQSYDSYSYGSHGHGPHGPPGNILGGAGGIGGGGGRGGHYESSDYEPDYGRREYYQHSPGYSAGGGGGGGLGTVGGSQSNVIGGSGLSSNHNRSHVNRXNLLDPSSASGGRATNPAATPQNLIMKSQPNSNNNFLPNHGASECHTGKSINPNYYYNSNGSSKQNQQQLQQSQPNLPPQLSAHNSSSSNNRNISNNNSSNNNNCNSNFPPMGDKISNDVSFLSSYRVGPMDGQKSANSNNINNHTLGSKNHNNTTTTTTASVPNMLLVRPANPSLHIGTFPFLPVQFF, from the exons ATGACCGAGAAGTACGACGGCAACGGTGACTTTTCCGCCTTCAATGACGATGACAACGACTTCGGCGGCAAGCCTCGCAAATCTGGAGGTTCCGTTGGAGCACCAGGAGGCGCCCACAACGGCGACAGTTCCGCCCACGACCACGGCCATCACGGCGGAGATCCCGGCGGCAGTGTCCAGATAAACGAGAAGGCCAATGAGTACATACGCGATTGTATGGCCGAGCGAAATCGGATGGACAGGAAGTTCCCCATTGCCGAGAAGCTGCTGGAGGGCG AGATCGAAAAAGTCCAGACCACGGGAAGGATCCCTTCCCGAGAGCAGAAATACGCAGATATCTATAGAGAGAAACCCCTGCGGATCTCACAAAGAGTACTAGTGCCTATTAGAGAGCATCCTAAG TTCAACTTCGTTGGCAAACTGCTGGGACCCAAGGGCAACTCCCTTCGTCGTCTGCAAGAAGAGACCCTTTGTAAGATGACCGTCCTCGGCCGCAACTCCATGCGCGATCGCGTCAAGGAGGAGGAACTGCGCAGCTCCAAGGACCCCAAGTACGCTCACCTCAACAGCGACCTGCACGTGGAGATATCCACAATAGCGCCGCCAGCCGAAGCCTACGCCCGAATTGCCTACGCCATGGCGGAGCTGAGGAAGTACCTCATACCAGACAGCAACGACATCATCCGACAGGAGCAACTGCGAGAGTTGATGGACAGCACTAGCCTAAATGACAACGACAATGCAAAGAGTGGCTACAAGAAGACGCCCCACATGCAGGGAAGTAACAATGCCATGGGTGGTGGTTCTATAAACGCTATTGGAGGGGCCAAGAACCCACCGCATCATAGTTACAG GAGCTCACAGCAGACCTCCTTCAGCAAAAATGTGCTTGCTCCGAAGCAGAAAGTAATGTCCATATTAGAAAAAGCCAGAACTGCCATGGATGAGACGTATGG TCGTGGCTATGATGACGGCATTGGCTATGATCCGCACCAATCGTACGATAGCTACTCCTATGGCAGTCATGGTCACGGACCCCATGGACCGCCCGGTAACATCCTGGGCGGGGCGGGCGGCATTGGCGGTGGCGGAGGCCGGGGTGGACACTACGAAAGCTCGGACTACGAGCCAGATTATGGAAGACGGGAGTACTACCAGCATTCGCCCGGCTATTCAG ctggcggcggcggaggcggaggtcTGGGCACCGTCGGCGGTTCCCAATCGAATGTCATCGGCGGCTCTGGCCTCAGTTCCAACCACAATCGCAGCCATGTTAACAGGTGAAACTTGCTGGACCCCAGCAGTGCCAGCGGAGGTCGAGCCACCAATCCAGCGGCAACTCCCCAAAATCTGATCATGAAATCCCAAcccaatagcaacaacaactttttgcccaATCACGGAGCAAGTGAGTGCCACACAGGCAAGAGCATAAATCCCAACTACTACTACAACTCCAACGGCAGTTCCAAG CAAAATCAGCAACAACTTCAGCAATCGCAACCAAATCTCCCACCGCAGTTATCAGcccacaacagcagcagcagtaacaACCGCAACATCAGTAACAATAACTCTAGTAACAACAATAATTGCAATAGCAACTTTCCCCCGATGGGTGACAAAATCTCCAACGACGTTTCGTTTCTATCCTCCTACCGCGTTGGCCCAATGGATGGCCAAAAGAGtgccaacagcaacaacatcaacaatCACACACTAGGCAGtaaaaaccacaacaacaccaccaccacaacaaCCGCTTCAGTGCCCAATATGCTATTAGTAAG ACCTGCTAATCCTTCGCTTCACATTGGCACATTTCCGTTCTTGCCCGTGCAGTTTTTCTGA
- the LOC108022959 gene encoding phenoloxidase-activating factor 1 isoform X1, whose protein sequence is MLSVFAWILLSVLYLSHPGRSQFLDDSCGPPSIRSKIKGGEHAKPQAAEWMASVGDSSGHLCGGTLIHKSFVLTAAHCIVTNLFVILGAYNKQLSTRRIRVSKAIRHREYNSRSYHNDIALLMLERSVVYNGYVRPICIYLDRSVGRQIRKYDAYGWGRTSNAPGSDVLKTVALDRRDPRVCTEKLGLTPRETQICAEGTTGDTCGGDSGGPLIGSLDVGGHTYEAQFGIISMGTSGCWGVGVYTDVAGYVDWIAKTITNYLGMWLYKDCAGYSLESILGATIYGANRTSGGVLITDRYVLTSAENLPNIPDFLSVVVMHLEFKVQGLWKSQNGIALLQLNHQVTIDGMKPICMFGTNYLRQPYQLGRFQILGSTDRGYKYYCEVDIVDNQMCANHVQRAIEPTQFCVADILRQNCSQTIVKPGDILSEKQIYFVLLGIVTYSYNGLHVIENARAYTELIEQTVYSNSHSKK, encoded by the exons ATGCTGTCAGTGTTCGCGTGGATTTTGTTAAGCGTATTATACCTTAGCCACCCAGGACGTTCCCAGTTTCTGGACGACTCCTGTGGACCTCCGTCAATTCGGTCCAAAATTAAAGGTGGCGAGCACGCAAAACCTCAGGCTGCCGAATGGATGGCATCCGTCGGAGATTCAAGCGGACACCTGTGCGGCGGCACTCTTATCCACAAAAGCTTCGTTTTGACGGCGGCTCATTGCATTGTTACCAACCT ATTCGTCATACTTGGAGCATACAACAAACAACTTTCGACTCGTAGAATCCGCGTGAGCAAAGCGATAAGGCACCGAGAATACAACAGCAGGAGTTACCACAACGATATAGCTCTGCTTATGCTGGAACGCAGTGTTGTGTACAACG GATACGTAAGACCAATATGCATTTACTTGGACCGGAGTGTGGGAAGGCAAATACGGAAGTACGACGCCTACGGCTGGGGCCGAACATCCAATGCCCCGGGGAGCGATGTCCTTAAAACCGTCGCTCTTGATCGAAGAGATCCCAGAGTGTGCACAGAGAAGTTGGGACTGACTCCCAGGGAAACACAGATATGTGCAGAAGGCACAACCGGAGACACCTGTGGCGGCGATTCGGGAGGTCCGTTGATCGGATCACTGGATGTTGGAGGGCACACCTACGAGGCGCAGTTCGGAATCATCAGTATGGGTACCTCCGGTTGCTGGGGAGTGGGAGTATATACCGATGTAGCGGGCTATGTTGATTGGATTGCCAAAACCATAACTAACTATCTAGGCATGTGGTTGTACAAGGACTGCGCCGGCTATTCCCTAGAATCCATCCTAGGAGCAACTATTTACGGAGCTAATCGCACCTCAGGGGGCGTGTTGATCACAGACC GATATGTCCTAACAAGTGCCGAGAACCTACCAAATATTCCCGATTTTTT ATCTGTCGTCGTAATGCATTTGGAATTCAAAGTTCAAGGGCTTTGGAAGTCGCAAAATGGCATAGCATTGCTACAACTGAATCACCAGGTGACCATAG ATGGAATGAAACCGATCTGTATGTTCGGGACCAACTACCTGCGGCAGCCCTACCAGCTCGGGAGGTTTCAAATACTTGGCAGTACCGATCGTGGTTACAAGTATTACTGTGAGGTTGATATTGTGGACAACCAAATGTGTGCCAACCATGTGCAAAGAGCAATAGAGCCGACTCAGTTTTGCGTGGCTGATATACTAAGACAAAATTGCAGCCAAACCATTGTGAAGCCTGGAGATATATTGTCAGAAAAGCAGATATACTTTGTTCTGTTAGGTATTGTCACGTACTCATATAATGGCCTGCACGTTATAGAGAATGCTAGAGCGTATACGGAGTTGATTGAGCAAACAGTTTACTCTAATAGTCACTCCAAgaagtaa
- the LOC108022958 gene encoding protein 5NUC — MMSGRSLFIGSCCLLALLIHPAQPNPIVPRADVATEFIILHNNDMHARFEQTSVTSGTCSQEDANTNQCYGGFARVAYEVRKYRKEAQEGGTPVFYLNAGDTYTGTAWFTVYKDKIASAFLNKLSPDAISLGNHEFDQNVEGLVPFLNAVDFPVLACNLNLTEVPEMAAAKQLANSTILETNGVKIGVIGYLTPDTKVLAFRNKVEYEEEIVSINAEAEKLKAQGINIIIALGHSGYQKDQEIAMNCPEVDIVIGGHSHTFLDASQPVADPTDWDPEAVRGPYPTTVVQASGKKVPVVQAYAYTKYLGKIHVQFDAQGNLIEFDGAPILLNASVTQEQDLLDLLEEYRPKLEELENTILGYTKVFLEGGNICRMRECNLGNLVTDAMVYSRVVQNKGGEFWTDAPIAFMQGGGIRASVDKQADGAINGATLLAVLPFENNLYVTRILGKTLLAALEHSAAVRLQDSNGGFLQMSGLRCEYNYNNEQGKRVVFAQALCSNCTVPTYKSINETEFYKVIVPQFLLEGGDGYDLIEESDPFSESLERNDLNATMEYLKQRHFVYPEIEERIVIHEKNDTGSASGFVASVTLLLLSSLLTRFF, encoded by the exons ATGATGTCTGGCCGGAGTCTCTTTATTGGATCATGCTGCCTTCTGGCGCTACTGATCCACCCAGCCCAGCCGAACCCCATTGTTCCCCGGGCGGATGTGGCCACCGAGTTCATAATACTCCACAACAACGACATGCACGCCCGGTTCGAGCAGACGAGTGTGACCAGCGGCACCTGCTCCCAGGAGGACGCGAACACGAACCAGTGCTACGGAGGATTCGCTAGGGTGGCCTACGA GGTTCGCAAGTATCGCAAGGAAGCGCAGGAGGGGGGAACCCCAGTGTTTTACCTCAACGCAGGTGACACCTACACCGGAACGGCTTGGTTCACCGTCTACAAGGACAAGATCGCCAGTGCCTTCCTCAACAAACTTTCACCTGATGCTATT TCCCTAGGCAACCATGAGTTCGACCAGAACGTTGAGGGTCTGGTGCCCTTCCTCAACGCCGTGGACTTCCCCGTTTTGGCCTGCAATCTGAACCTCACCGAAGTGCCCGAAATGGCGGCTGCCAAACAGCTAGCCAACTCCACGATCTTGGAAACGAATGGGGTGAAGATTGGCGTGATCGGTTACCTTACACCCGATACCAAAGTACTGGCCTTCCGGAACAAAGTGGAGTACGAGGAGGAGATCGTGTCCATCAA TGCGGAGGCCGAGAAGCTGAAGGCCCAGGGCATCAACATCATCATCGCCTTGGGTCACTCTGGCTACCAGAAGGATCAGGAGATAGCCATGAACTGCCCGGAGGTGGACATCGTCATCGGTGGTCACTCCCACACTTTCCTGGACGCCAGCCAACCGGTGGCCGACCCCACTGACTGGGACCCGGAGGCTGTCCGAGGTCCGTATCCGACCACAGTTGTGCAGGCGAGCGGCAAAAAAGTTCCGGTGGTGCAGGCATATGCCTACACGAAGTACCTGGGAAAGATCCATGTTCAG TTCGATGCCCAGGGCAACCTGATTGAGTTTGACGGTGCTCCCATTCTGCTGAACGCCTCTGTGACTCAGGAGCAGGATCTCCTCGATTTGCTGGAGGAGTATCGTCCcaagctggaggagctggagaacACGATCCTGGGCTACACCAAGGTGTTCCTCGAGGGAGGCAACATCTGTCGGATGCGGGAGTGCAACCTTGGGAACCTGGTCACCGATGCCATGGTCTATTCCCGCGTGGTGCAGAACAAGGGCGGAGAGTTCTGGACAGATGCACCGATTGCCTTTATGCAGGGCGGAG GAATCCGCGCCTCCGTCGATAAGCAGGCGGATGGAGCCATCAATGGGGCCACCCTGCTGGCCGTTCTGCCCTTCGAGAATAACCTCTATGTCACCAGGATCCTGGGCAAGACCCTTCTGGCCGCCCTGGAGCATTCGGCTGCCGTGCGGTTGCAGGACTCCAATGGCGGGTTCCTGCAGATGTCCGGACTGCGGTGCGAGTACAACTACAATAACGAGCAGGGCAAACGGGTGGTTTTCGCTCAGGCCCTGTGCTCCAACTGCACCGTGCCCACCTACAAGAGCATCAACGAGACGGAGTTCTACAAGGTGATCGTGCCGCAGTTCCTGCTCGAAGGCGGCGACGGGTACGACCTGATCGAGGAGTCGGATCCGTTCAGCGAAAGCCTGGAGCGGAACGACCTGAATGCCACCATGGAGTACCTGAAGCAGCGCCACTTCGTGTATCCCGAGATCGAGGAGCGGATTGTGATCCACGAGAAGAACGATACCGGATCGGCTTCCGGATTCGTTGCCTCCGtaacgctgctgctgctctctTCCCTGCTAACCAGATTCTTCTAG